From the Gordonia bronchialis DSM 43247 genome, one window contains:
- the cobC gene encoding Rv2231c family pyridoxal phosphate-dependent protein CobC has translation MTSGLNRAATDATGGLYALDRHGDRDARPGLVDFAVNVRGVPPEFVIEAVRARLGDLARYPSHDDESQAVATVASAHARPVEEVLLLAGAADGFEMLPRLRPRHAALIQPSFTEPELVLRAAGIPVTQVVLPAPYQLADAEVPDDADLLVVGNPTNPTSVLHPVSAIAALRRPGRLIVVDEAFADLTLGPDGTREPASLARHRWPDVIVIRSVTKTFGLAGLRAGYLLAAPEVIARLSAGRRPWPLATPALAALVACAGERGERYCAEQARAVESERARMCDELERAGFGVLAEPRAPFVLVSADDALPLKQRLADHGFAVRSCANFVGLGPDHLRLAVRPIDQVVALTTAITSIRQTQ, from the coding sequence ATGACATCCGGGTTGAATCGGGCGGCAACCGATGCGACGGGCGGCCTCTACGCTCTCGACCGGCACGGTGATCGTGATGCGCGTCCGGGGCTGGTGGATTTCGCGGTCAACGTGCGTGGCGTCCCACCGGAGTTCGTGATCGAGGCGGTGCGAGCGCGCCTCGGCGACCTGGCGCGCTACCCCTCCCACGACGACGAGTCGCAGGCCGTGGCGACCGTCGCGTCGGCGCACGCCCGTCCGGTCGAGGAGGTGCTGCTGCTGGCTGGGGCGGCCGACGGCTTCGAGATGCTGCCCCGGTTGCGGCCCCGCCACGCCGCCCTGATCCAGCCCTCGTTCACCGAGCCGGAACTGGTGTTGCGGGCCGCCGGGATTCCGGTCACGCAGGTGGTGCTGCCCGCGCCCTATCAGCTCGCCGACGCCGAGGTACCCGACGACGCGGACCTGCTGGTGGTGGGCAATCCGACCAACCCGACGTCGGTGCTGCATCCGGTGTCGGCGATAGCCGCGCTACGACGCCCGGGACGCCTGATCGTCGTCGACGAGGCGTTCGCCGACCTCACCCTGGGTCCCGACGGAACGCGCGAGCCAGCCTCACTGGCCCGGCATCGGTGGCCCGATGTGATCGTGATCCGCAGCGTCACAAAGACTTTCGGACTGGCGGGGCTCCGGGCGGGCTATCTGCTGGCGGCGCCCGAGGTGATCGCCCGGCTCAGCGCGGGCCGTCGGCCGTGGCCGTTGGCCACCCCGGCGCTCGCGGCGCTCGTCGCCTGCGCGGGGGAACGCGGCGAGCGCTACTGCGCCGAGCAGGCACGCGCCGTCGAGAGCGAACGCGCCCGGATGTGCGATGAACTCGAGCGGGCCGGATTCGGTGTGCTCGCCGAGCCCCGCGCCCCCTTCGTCCTGGTGTCGGCCGACGACGCCCTCCCACTCAAACAGCGGCTCGCCGACCACGGATTCGCGGTCCGCAGTTGCGCCAATTTCGTCGGACTCG